A region from the Sandaracinus amylolyticus genome encodes:
- a CDS encoding ACP phosphodiesterase produces the protein MNFVGHAHVALDHGDAPAFVLGSMLPDFASMSRARLETPSHHELAAGVALHHRTDDAFHSAPAFVRICATWGAELEQRGIGWGAARAVAHVGTEMLLDGLLLDHDATRRAYLDAVATLHDAQIVAALRVSGPGAERWPGVLERVRGHGTPDFYREPEVVADRLIQILAARPRLAIDTAHRETLRAAMHALRGDVEGAAAELVGTTRAALVTL, from the coding sequence ATGAACTTCGTGGGCCACGCGCACGTCGCGCTCGATCACGGCGACGCGCCGGCGTTCGTGCTGGGCTCGATGCTGCCGGACTTCGCGTCGATGTCGCGCGCGCGCCTCGAGACGCCGTCGCACCACGAGCTCGCGGCGGGCGTCGCGCTGCATCACCGCACCGACGACGCGTTCCACTCGGCGCCGGCGTTCGTGCGCATCTGCGCGACGTGGGGCGCGGAGCTCGAGCAGCGCGGCATCGGATGGGGCGCGGCGCGCGCGGTCGCGCACGTCGGCACCGAGATGCTGCTCGACGGGCTGCTCCTCGATCACGACGCGACGCGACGCGCGTACCTCGACGCGGTCGCGACGCTGCACGACGCGCAGATCGTCGCCGCGCTGCGGGTGTCGGGCCCGGGCGCGGAGCGGTGGCCCGGCGTGCTCGAGCGGGTGCGCGGGCACGGCACGCCGGACTTCTATCGGGAGCCCGAGGTGGTCGCGGATCGGCTGATCCAGATCCTCGCGGCCCGCCCGCGCCTCGCGATCGACACCGCGCACCGTGAGACGCTGCGCGCGGCGATGCACGCGCTGCGCGGAGACGTGGAGGGCGCGGCCGCCGAGCTCGTCGGCACCACGCGCGCGGCGCTCGTGACGCTCTGA
- the mutL gene encoding DNA mismatch repair endonuclease MutL, which translates to MRPVRILPDDLADQIAAGEVVERPASVVKELVENAIDAGARTIKVEIEGGGIALVRVSDDGHGMREDDARLAVRRHATSKIAAREDLERIATLGFRGEALPSIASVSRFSLATRTRDAVAGTEVRIEGGAEPDVRDIGCAPGTTVTVRDLFFNVPARRKFLKAVGTESAHVREALVRAALADASLRLTLVRDGRVALELLPTSELGKRAALLFPEESLARIEGVRDAIEIEAFLSAPERARNGAAQLHLYVNGRPVRDRALARAVAFAYGSVLPAGRYPVGVVYVRIAPERVDVNVHPQKAEVRFDDARAVLDAITRVLAQGLGTSPFRGPSSRGADFWAQRLGVGPKEESTPESDPWGLAVDSPAPARTIEPAAAPSTPLPYSALSALTSRAAEGPSLLPKPGFFGALRVVGQVARTYVVCEAHDGLYVLDQHAADERVRFDRLRQQHESREIAMQRLLIPERVEVAPSEATLVEERAETLLALGLELARIGDTTLAVHAVPALVKRASPERLVHDVLAQLAMSGERAFGDAIDTAIATMACHGAIRAGDTLSPRECEELLRALDRVGDFARHCPHGRPVAYEISFLELARRVGR; encoded by the coding sequence ATGCGACCGGTGCGCATCCTGCCCGACGACCTCGCCGATCAGATCGCGGCGGGCGAAGTCGTCGAGCGACCGGCGAGCGTCGTGAAGGAGCTCGTCGAGAACGCGATCGACGCGGGCGCGCGCACGATCAAGGTCGAGATCGAGGGCGGCGGGATCGCGCTCGTGCGCGTGAGCGACGACGGGCACGGGATGCGCGAGGACGACGCGCGCCTCGCGGTGCGGCGCCACGCGACGAGCAAGATCGCGGCGCGCGAGGACCTCGAGCGCATCGCGACGCTCGGGTTCCGCGGCGAGGCGCTGCCGTCGATCGCGTCGGTGTCGCGCTTCTCGCTGGCGACGCGCACCCGCGACGCGGTCGCGGGCACCGAGGTGCGCATCGAGGGCGGCGCCGAGCCCGACGTGCGCGACATCGGATGCGCGCCGGGCACGACGGTCACGGTGCGCGATCTGTTCTTCAACGTGCCCGCGCGACGGAAGTTCTTGAAGGCGGTCGGCACCGAGAGCGCGCACGTGCGCGAGGCGCTGGTGCGCGCGGCGCTCGCGGACGCGTCGCTGCGACTGACGCTGGTGCGCGATGGGCGCGTGGCGCTCGAGCTCCTGCCGACGAGCGAGCTCGGCAAGCGCGCGGCGCTGCTCTTCCCCGAAGAGTCGCTGGCGCGCATCGAGGGCGTGCGCGACGCGATCGAGATCGAGGCGTTCCTCTCGGCGCCGGAGCGCGCGAGGAACGGCGCGGCGCAGCTGCACCTGTACGTGAACGGTCGTCCGGTGCGCGATCGTGCGCTCGCTCGCGCGGTGGCGTTCGCGTACGGGAGCGTGCTGCCCGCGGGGCGCTATCCGGTCGGCGTGGTGTACGTGCGGATCGCGCCCGAGCGCGTCGACGTGAACGTGCACCCGCAGAAGGCCGAGGTGCGCTTCGACGATGCGCGCGCGGTGCTCGACGCGATCACGCGCGTGCTCGCGCAGGGGCTCGGCACGTCGCCGTTCCGCGGGCCGTCGTCGCGCGGCGCGGACTTCTGGGCGCAGCGCCTCGGGGTGGGCCCGAAGGAGGAGAGCACGCCCGAGAGCGACCCGTGGGGGCTCGCGGTCGACTCGCCCGCGCCGGCGAGGACCATCGAGCCCGCGGCTGCGCCGAGCACGCCGCTGCCCTACTCCGCGCTGAGCGCGCTGACGTCGCGCGCCGCGGAAGGTCCGTCGCTGCTCCCGAAGCCGGGGTTCTTCGGCGCGCTGCGCGTCGTGGGGCAGGTCGCGCGCACGTACGTCGTGTGCGAGGCGCACGACGGGCTGTACGTGCTCGATCAGCACGCGGCCGACGAGCGCGTGCGGTTCGATCGCCTGAGGCAGCAGCACGAGTCGCGCGAGATCGCGATGCAGCGCCTCCTGATCCCGGAGCGCGTCGAGGTCGCGCCGTCGGAGGCGACGCTCGTCGAGGAGCGCGCGGAGACGTTGCTCGCGCTGGGCCTCGAGCTCGCGCGCATCGGCGACACGACGCTCGCGGTGCACGCGGTGCCCGCGCTGGTGAAGCGCGCGTCGCCCGAGCGCCTCGTGCACGACGTGCTCGCGCAGCTCGCGATGAGCGGCGAGCGCGCGTTCGGCGACGCGATCGACACCGCGATCGCGACGATGGCGTGCCACGGCGCGATCCGCGCGGGCGACACGCTCTCGCCGCGCGAGTGCGAGGAGCTGCTGCGCGCGCTCGATCGCGTGGGCGACTTCGCGCGGCACTGCCCGCACGGTCGCCCGGTGGCCTACGAGATCTCGTTCCTCGAGCTCGCGCGTCGTGTGGGACGTTAG
- a CDS encoding protein O-mannosyl-transferase family, translating to MSSTRGLEAALLVVAGIALTWGAAASPHVFDAGELVAAAAQLGAGHPPGQPLHALLGYAATLVPLGPLAWRIALLSAAMGLWAAHEAAGIVRDAIERDDRGARVLPAVTALAVLVAPAIAPQLARPEVYTLALALALAGARRLIAWACGDRRALRIAAMLAGLAVAVHPPHALALVAIGAVALIGWRRDAWRGVGWAALACVIGLGAIAYLPVRAIAGARTWGDPTTLDGIVAYLSGRAYGANLGARSGSWAAVIVEPIVYVLIGAGVGVAIAVLARARSKRVVVIGAAACAAIVGACLQPHEPANPDNVAYAAPAMALLLALGGAALATSRAHRGALSVGALALVIAPLATSDVASALRAEQTHLETLAFSLVDAPPPRALVVTRSDFVAAAWMQARDVEGARPDVAVMVEGLATSSWHWRSLAGHPRFDGTPARGAGSGRAAWVRGAIDRALGHVAIVSEHDEPVSGRGTVLGAYLVLPTDATGVERAFAERTAGASARAMRDVPAWYGGLGHGVVRDVELARASRWLVRDHAPLAIAALRRASAPLPPDVTAIAEGITASPRRAPPPRVDDPTAIFATAEDAVRALATVLVALGEPERAMQLLEAQATRGDDRALLQLAWIQLGDGLVEPARAAVSRYRALHPDREHELEALGARLR from the coding sequence TTGAGCTCGACCCGCGGGCTCGAAGCAGCGCTGCTCGTCGTCGCGGGGATCGCGCTCACGTGGGGCGCGGCCGCGAGCCCGCACGTCTTCGACGCGGGCGAGCTCGTCGCGGCAGCCGCGCAGCTGGGCGCGGGGCATCCGCCCGGGCAGCCGCTGCACGCGCTGCTCGGATACGCCGCGACCCTCGTGCCGCTCGGTCCGCTCGCGTGGCGCATCGCGCTGCTGAGCGCGGCGATGGGGCTCTGGGCGGCGCACGAGGCCGCCGGGATCGTGCGGGACGCGATCGAGCGCGACGATCGCGGCGCGCGCGTGCTCCCGGCGGTGACCGCGCTCGCGGTGCTCGTCGCGCCTGCGATCGCGCCGCAGCTCGCGCGTCCCGAGGTGTACACGCTCGCGCTCGCGCTGGCGCTCGCGGGCGCGCGACGGCTGATCGCTTGGGCGTGCGGAGATCGTCGGGCGCTTCGGATCGCGGCGATGCTCGCGGGGCTCGCGGTCGCGGTGCATCCGCCGCACGCGCTCGCGCTGGTCGCGATCGGCGCGGTGGCGTTGATCGGGTGGCGGCGCGACGCGTGGCGTGGGGTCGGGTGGGCCGCGCTCGCGTGCGTGATCGGGCTCGGCGCGATCGCGTATTTGCCGGTCCGCGCGATCGCAGGCGCGCGCACGTGGGGCGATCCCACGACGCTCGACGGCATCGTCGCGTACCTCTCGGGACGCGCGTACGGCGCGAACCTCGGCGCGCGCAGCGGGTCGTGGGCCGCGGTGATCGTCGAGCCGATCGTGTACGTGCTGATCGGCGCGGGCGTTGGGGTCGCGATCGCGGTGCTCGCGCGCGCGCGCTCGAAGCGCGTCGTGGTGATCGGTGCGGCCGCGTGCGCTGCGATCGTCGGTGCGTGCCTCCAGCCGCACGAGCCCGCGAACCCCGACAACGTCGCGTACGCCGCGCCCGCGATGGCGCTCCTGCTCGCGCTCGGCGGGGCCGCGCTCGCGACGTCGCGCGCGCATCGCGGGGCGCTCTCGGTCGGTGCCCTCGCGCTCGTGATCGCACCGCTCGCGACGAGCGACGTCGCGAGCGCGCTGCGCGCGGAGCAGACGCACCTCGAGACGCTCGCGTTCTCGCTGGTCGACGCGCCTCCGCCGCGCGCGCTCGTCGTGACGCGCAGCGACTTCGTCGCGGCCGCGTGGATGCAGGCGCGCGACGTCGAAGGTGCGCGCCCCGACGTCGCGGTGATGGTCGAAGGGCTCGCGACGTCGTCGTGGCACTGGCGGTCGCTCGCCGGTCATCCGCGCTTCGACGGAACGCCCGCGCGCGGCGCGGGCAGCGGGCGCGCGGCGTGGGTGCGGGGCGCGATCGATCGCGCGCTCGGGCACGTCGCGATCGTGTCGGAGCACGACGAGCCGGTGTCGGGCCGCGGGACCGTGCTCGGCGCGTACCTCGTGCTCCCCACCGACGCGACCGGCGTCGAGCGCGCGTTCGCGGAGCGCACCGCGGGCGCGTCGGCGCGCGCGATGCGCGACGTGCCCGCGTGGTACGGCGGTCTCGGGCACGGCGTGGTGCGCGACGTCGAGCTCGCCCGCGCCAGCCGATGGCTGGTGCGGGATCACGCGCCGCTCGCGATCGCCGCGCTGCGACGCGCGTCGGCGCCGCTGCCGCCCGACGTGACCGCGATCGCCGAGGGCATCACCGCCTCGCCGCGACGCGCGCCTCCGCCCCGCGTCGACGATCCCACCGCGATCTTCGCGACCGCGGAGGACGCGGTGCGCGCCCTCGCCACGGTCCTCGTCGCGCTGGGCGAGCCCGAGCGCGCGATGCAGCTCCTCGAAGCACAAGCGACGCGCGGGGACGATCGCGCGCTGCTGCAGCTCGCGTGGATCCAGCTCGGAGACGGGCTCGTCGAGCCCGCGCGCGCCGCCGTCTCGCGATACCGCGCGCTCCATCCGGATCGCGAGCACGAGCTCGAGGCGCTCGGAGCGCGTCTCCGATGA
- the miaA gene encoding tRNA (adenosine(37)-N6)-dimethylallyltransferase MiaA codes for MWDVRPPVLVVAGTTASGKTGAAIELARTLGGELIGCDSVQVYRGFDIGSAKATPEELGGIAHHLVDVIDPDEEIDAARYAALADAAIADLDARGKIAIVVGGTGLWQRALLRGLVDLPAPNPAIRARLEADARTLGTAALHARLREIDPRAASAIHENDELRIVRALEVFEQTGRPLGELRAEHALGAPRYPYLHVALDLPRDELYARIDARIDAMIAAGWLDEARALLARWGADVRPFGSVGYRELRDHLVHGVPWDETVQHVRKSTRVYTRRQRTWLGNEPDVAWRTDAKTLLSPEGEARIRAFFAEHGR; via the coding sequence GTGTGGGACGTTAGACCTCCGGTGCTCGTGGTCGCGGGCACGACCGCGTCGGGCAAGACCGGCGCGGCGATCGAGCTCGCGCGGACGCTCGGCGGCGAGCTGATCGGCTGCGACAGCGTGCAGGTCTATCGCGGGTTCGACATCGGCTCGGCGAAGGCGACGCCCGAGGAGCTCGGCGGCATCGCGCACCACCTCGTCGACGTGATCGATCCCGACGAGGAGATCGACGCCGCGCGGTACGCCGCGCTCGCCGACGCGGCGATCGCGGATCTCGACGCGCGCGGGAAGATCGCGATCGTCGTCGGAGGCACCGGGCTCTGGCAGCGCGCGCTCTTGCGTGGGCTCGTCGACCTGCCGGCGCCCAATCCCGCGATCCGCGCGCGGCTGGAGGCCGACGCGCGCACGCTCGGCACCGCGGCGCTCCACGCGCGACTGCGCGAGATCGATCCGCGCGCGGCGTCCGCGATCCACGAGAACGACGAGCTGCGCATCGTGCGCGCGCTCGAGGTCTTCGAGCAGACGGGACGCCCGCTCGGCGAGCTGCGCGCGGAGCACGCGCTCGGTGCGCCGCGCTATCCGTACCTGCACGTCGCCCTCGACCTCCCGCGTGACGAGCTCTATGCCCGGATCGACGCGAGGATCGACGCGATGATCGCCGCAGGCTGGCTCGACGAGGCGCGCGCGCTGCTCGCGCGATGGGGCGCGGACGTTCGTCCGTTCGGCAGCGTCGGGTATCGCGAGCTGCGCGATCACCTCGTGCACGGCGTGCCGTGGGACGAGACCGTGCAGCACGTGCGCAAGTCGACGCGCGTCTACACGAGGCGCCAGCGCACGTGGCTGGGCAACGAGCCCGACGTCGCGTGGCGCACCGACGCGAAGACGCTGCTCTCGCCCGAGGGCGAGGCGCGCATCCGCGCGTTCTTCGCGGAGCACGGGCGATGA
- a CDS encoding SulP family inorganic anion transporter — protein MSASSNSAESSSSSTTSGRSSRPPARPSVGPHVEPPRPLSQLKHDLPASVVVFLVALPLCLGIALASGAPLLAGMITGIVGGMVVSLVSGSALAVSGPAAGLAVIVMSGIESLGSYESFLLAVVLAGAFQIGLGALRAGIIGWYFPATVIRGLLAAIGALLILKQFPHAIGLDTDYMGDESFVGSDSRNTIEEIWYAITNLRFGALIVAAIGLAILFGWERIPAAKRPKWLPAPLLVVTLGAVANFVFGAIAPGLVITAEHSVQLPTGGPGALLESLRFPDFSRIGDIAIWTTGATLAVVASIETLLSIEAIDKIDPYKRTTPTNRELVAQGLGNMIAGLIGGLPMTAVIVRGSANVQSGARTKASAFAHGALLLLAVLALPAVLNLIPLAALAAVLLHVGYKLSPVSLFRQMFRRGWSEFLPFLATFLGILLTDLLKGVAIGMAVAIFFILKRNFEMPFYITKEKHTDAGMPYVRIELSENVTFLNKAAVIKALQEIPTGAVVEIDGTRSRFIHPDVIDAIHDYRTEAKLKNVDVVLIRVPHPAGPAMGH, from the coding sequence ATGAGTGCTTCGTCCAATTCCGCCGAGAGCTCGTCCTCGTCCACCACGTCGGGCCGCAGCAGCCGTCCCCCCGCGCGCCCCTCGGTCGGCCCGCACGTCGAGCCGCCGAGGCCGCTGTCGCAGCTGAAGCACGACCTGCCGGCGTCGGTCGTCGTGTTCCTGGTCGCGCTGCCGCTCTGCCTCGGTATCGCGCTCGCGTCCGGTGCCCCGCTGCTCGCCGGCATGATCACCGGCATCGTGGGCGGCATGGTGGTCTCGCTCGTGAGCGGGTCCGCGCTCGCGGTGAGCGGACCGGCCGCGGGCCTCGCCGTGATCGTGATGAGCGGCATCGAGTCGCTCGGGAGCTACGAGTCGTTCCTGCTCGCCGTGGTGCTCGCGGGCGCGTTCCAGATCGGGCTCGGCGCGCTGCGCGCGGGGATCATCGGCTGGTACTTCCCGGCGACCGTGATCCGCGGCCTGCTCGCGGCGATCGGCGCGCTGCTGATCCTCAAGCAGTTCCCCCACGCGATCGGGCTCGACACCGACTACATGGGCGACGAGTCGTTCGTCGGCTCGGACTCGCGCAACACGATCGAGGAGATCTGGTACGCGATCACGAACCTGCGCTTCGGCGCGCTGATCGTCGCGGCGATCGGCCTGGCGATCCTGTTCGGGTGGGAGCGCATCCCGGCCGCGAAGAGGCCGAAGTGGCTGCCCGCGCCGCTGCTCGTCGTGACCCTCGGCGCGGTCGCGAACTTCGTGTTCGGGGCGATCGCGCCCGGCCTCGTGATCACGGCCGAGCACTCGGTGCAGCTCCCGACCGGCGGGCCCGGCGCGCTGCTCGAGTCGCTGCGCTTCCCCGACTTCTCGCGCATCGGCGACATCGCGATCTGGACGACGGGCGCGACGCTCGCGGTGGTCGCGAGCATCGAGACGCTGCTGAGCATCGAGGCGATCGACAAGATCGATCCCTACAAGCGCACGACGCCGACCAACCGCGAGCTGGTCGCGCAGGGCCTCGGCAACATGATCGCCGGCCTGATCGGCGGCCTGCCGATGACCGCGGTGATCGTGCGCGGCTCGGCGAACGTGCAGTCGGGCGCGCGCACGAAGGCGAGCGCGTTCGCCCACGGCGCGCTGCTGCTGCTCGCAGTGCTCGCGCTGCCCGCGGTGCTGAACCTGATCCCGCTCGCGGCGCTCGCCGCGGTGCTGCTGCACGTCGGCTACAAGCTCTCGCCGGTCAGCCTGTTCCGGCAGATGTTCCGGCGCGGGTGGAGCGAGTTCCTGCCCTTCCTCGCGACGTTCCTCGGGATCCTGCTGACGGACCTGCTGAAGGGCGTCGCGATCGGCATGGCGGTCGCGATCTTCTTCATCCTGAAGCGCAACTTCGAGATGCCCTTCTACATCACGAAGGAGAAGCACACGGACGCGGGCATGCCCTACGTGCGCATCGAGCTCTCGGAGAACGTCACGTTCCTGAACAAGGCGGCGGTGATCAAGGCGCTGCAGGAGATCCCGACGGGCGCGGTGGTCGAGATCGACGGGACGCGCTCGCGCTTCATCCACCCCGACGTGATCGACGCGATCCACGACTACCGCACGGAAGCGAAGCTGAAGAACGTGGACGTCGTGCTGATCCGGGTGCCGCATCCGGCCGGCCCGGCGATGGGGCACTGA
- a CDS encoding lysylphosphatidylglycerol synthase transmembrane domain-containing protein, with product MSETPTPKATSRQWIWRIVRVVVTVLAFAWVLSRVSLDALGAAFLRVSWLAFVLAIAVTMVNMGVGTLRWRALLAAYGAPKLPSFALLYRLYLIGFFYNVWLPGGVGGDVVRGVASRAAFGPAGATSGVAVVFVERVLGLVGLLLIVGTASIVHPIRGVDGVLMWSAIGIAAGAGAVLAIALGRQLAARAPGPIARILAGLPVISRPWPFVFALALSLVTQSFVALTGHVFVAALHPELPLVTSFAIVPLAMSTSYLPITAGGAGAREAAFQELYSHVGVSFEDATAASLMLAATYYLIGALGGLLRIPPSDETTPPSA from the coding sequence ATGAGCGAGACCCCGACGCCCAAGGCGACGTCGCGCCAGTGGATCTGGCGAATCGTGCGCGTCGTCGTGACGGTGCTCGCGTTCGCGTGGGTGCTCTCGCGCGTCAGCCTCGACGCGCTCGGCGCTGCGTTCCTGCGCGTCTCGTGGCTCGCGTTCGTGCTCGCGATCGCGGTCACGATGGTGAACATGGGCGTCGGCACGCTGCGATGGCGCGCGCTGCTCGCGGCGTACGGGGCGCCGAAGCTGCCCTCGTTCGCGCTGCTCTATCGCCTCTATCTCATCGGCTTCTTCTACAACGTCTGGCTCCCCGGCGGCGTCGGTGGTGACGTGGTGCGCGGCGTCGCGTCGCGCGCCGCGTTCGGTCCCGCGGGCGCGACGAGCGGTGTCGCGGTGGTGTTCGTCGAGCGCGTGCTCGGCCTCGTCGGTCTGCTCCTGATCGTCGGCACGGCGTCGATCGTCCATCCGATCCGAGGCGTCGACGGAGTGCTGATGTGGAGCGCGATCGGCATCGCGGCGGGCGCCGGCGCGGTGCTCGCGATCGCGCTCGGCCGTCAGCTCGCGGCGCGCGCGCCGGGGCCGATCGCGCGCATCCTCGCGGGACTGCCGGTGATCTCGCGCCCGTGGCCGTTCGTCTTCGCGCTCGCGCTCTCGCTGGTGACGCAGTCATTCGTCGCGCTCACCGGACACGTGTTCGTCGCGGCGCTGCACCCGGAGCTGCCGCTCGTCACGTCGTTCGCGATCGTGCCGCTCGCGATGTCGACCTCGTACCTACCGATCACGGCGGGCGGCGCAGGCGCGCGCGAAGCCGCGTTCCAGGAGCTCTACTCGCACGTCGGCGTGTCGTTCGAGGACGCGACCGCCGCGTCGCTGATGCTCGCCGCGACCTACTATCTGATCGGCGCGCTCGGAGGGCTCTTGCGCATCCCGCCGAGCGACGAGACGACGCCGCCCAGCGCCTGA
- a CDS encoding acyltransferase: MPPRSHGTGRFRIEDLASCGEGCVLEEGCLVFHPERVHLGRDVYVGHLAMLKGYYKNDLRIGDGTWIGQGVFLHAAGGLTIGANVGIGPGVHVITSSHREAGRAIPILHAPIDFAPVVIEDDVDLGVGAIVLPGVRIGRGVQVGAGAVVTRDVAPYSVVAGNPARVLRERPE, translated from the coding sequence ATGCCTCCTCGCAGCCACGGCACCGGTCGCTTCCGCATCGAGGATCTCGCGTCGTGCGGCGAGGGCTGCGTGCTCGAGGAGGGCTGCCTCGTCTTCCATCCCGAGCGCGTGCACCTCGGTCGCGACGTCTACGTCGGGCACCTCGCGATGCTGAAGGGCTACTACAAGAACGACCTGCGCATCGGCGACGGGACGTGGATCGGACAGGGCGTGTTCCTGCACGCCGCGGGTGGGCTCACGATCGGCGCGAACGTCGGCATCGGCCCGGGCGTGCACGTGATCACGTCGTCGCACCGCGAGGCCGGCCGCGCGATCCCGATCCTCCACGCGCCGATCGACTTCGCGCCGGTGGTGATCGAGGACGACGTCGATCTCGGTGTCGGCGCGATCGTGCTCCCCGGCGTGCGCATCGGCCGCGGCGTGCAAGTCGGCGCGGGCGCGGTGGTCACGCGCGACGTCGCGCCCTACTCCGTCGTCGCGGGCAACCCCGCGCGCGTGCTCCGAGAGCGCCCCGAATGA
- a CDS encoding serine/threonine-protein kinase has translation MTTARASVPNPPPVPPGAAGSGGASDIDGMPRRFGKYTLMRKLATGGMAELFLALQRSVAGFEKLIVVKRVLPNLAQDRSFIELLLTEARIAATLNHPNVAHIYDVGEVEGQFYIAMEHIHGEDLRSIVRQMKKVGVTAFPLEHALAIVLGCCAGLAYAHEKRDLDGEPMNIVHRDVSPQNILVTFTGDVKLVDFGIAKAGRSHMEDTGSGQLKGKVPYMSPEQAQGLPLDGRSDIFSLGIMLFELCTGKRLFRGASEMDTLKMIVEGQYPRPRALNPNLHPKLEQIILRSLEKDPGRRYQSARDMQAELEDYIRENQLKVSPLSLAAWMQQLFGEKLQQQRQMLQEGRQLAEVIAAQAAAEEEARHSHEGTSSGVRTKQPSRAPWIVMAMMGLVAAVGAVWFAMTQGASSAPTGPGVLALSSTPPGAAILIDGSRREERTPATIEHLPLGRYAVTITADGFAPFRQEVELTESAARAEIAATLERPSASAMGVARIETTPPGARILLDGADTDLVSPATVSGIEPGVQHTIVVSLDGWVTQTAPVMVSAGAVQEVRLTLERTPLAATEHLVTITTDPPEARVQLDTEWHSGGSPYVLRVPARRYRLRVARDGFRTHEREIALAGGEQSELRIDLERERRAAGGGGGGGGGGEAAAAGGPGNVTIDARPWCNVTLDGRPLGQTPIVNRSVASGRHTVVCTNPDSGQSRTMQIDVHPGQTTRTRITL, from the coding sequence GTGACCACTGCTCGCGCGTCCGTCCCGAACCCGCCTCCCGTCCCGCCCGGCGCGGCAGGCAGCGGCGGCGCCAGCGACATCGACGGGATGCCGCGGCGCTTCGGCAAATACACGCTGATGCGCAAGCTCGCGACCGGCGGCATGGCGGAGCTCTTCCTCGCTCTGCAGCGCAGCGTCGCCGGCTTCGAGAAGCTGATCGTCGTCAAGCGCGTGCTTCCGAACCTCGCGCAGGATCGCTCGTTCATCGAGCTCCTGCTCACCGAGGCGCGCATCGCCGCGACGCTCAACCACCCGAACGTCGCGCACATCTACGACGTCGGCGAGGTCGAGGGGCAGTTCTACATCGCCATGGAGCACATCCACGGCGAGGACCTGCGCTCGATCGTGCGCCAGATGAAGAAGGTCGGGGTCACCGCCTTCCCGCTCGAGCACGCGCTCGCGATCGTGCTCGGGTGCTGCGCCGGTCTCGCCTACGCGCACGAGAAGCGCGACCTCGACGGCGAGCCGATGAACATCGTCCATCGCGACGTCTCGCCGCAGAACATCCTCGTCACGTTCACCGGCGACGTGAAGCTCGTCGACTTCGGCATCGCGAAGGCGGGCCGCAGTCACATGGAGGACACCGGCTCGGGGCAGCTCAAGGGCAAGGTGCCCTACATGAGCCCGGAGCAGGCGCAGGGCCTCCCGCTCGACGGGCGCAGCGACATCTTCTCGCTCGGGATCATGCTGTTCGAGCTCTGCACCGGGAAGCGGCTGTTCCGCGGTGCGAGCGAGATGGACACGCTGAAGATGATCGTGGAGGGCCAGTATCCTCGCCCTCGCGCGCTCAACCCGAACCTCCATCCGAAGCTCGAGCAGATCATCCTTCGATCGCTCGAGAAGGACCCGGGGCGCCGCTACCAGAGCGCGCGCGACATGCAGGCGGAGCTCGAGGACTACATCCGCGAGAACCAGCTGAAGGTGTCGCCGCTCTCGCTGGCCGCGTGGATGCAGCAGCTCTTCGGCGAGAAGCTGCAGCAGCAGCGCCAGATGCTGCAGGAGGGCCGCCAGCTCGCCGAGGTGATCGCGGCGCAGGCAGCGGCCGAGGAAGAAGCGCGCCACTCGCACGAGGGCACGAGCTCGGGCGTGCGCACCAAGCAGCCGAGCCGCGCGCCGTGGATCGTGATGGCGATGATGGGCCTGGTCGCGGCCGTGGGCGCGGTGTGGTTCGCGATGACGCAAGGCGCGTCGTCGGCGCCGACCGGGCCGGGCGTGCTCGCGCTCTCGAGCACGCCGCCGGGCGCGGCGATCCTGATCGACGGATCGCGACGCGAGGAGCGCACGCCCGCGACGATCGAGCACCTGCCGCTCGGGCGCTACGCGGTGACGATCACCGCGGACGGGTTCGCGCCGTTCCGCCAGGAGGTCGAGCTCACGGAGAGCGCGGCGCGCGCGGAGATCGCGGCGACGCTCGAGCGGCCGAGCGCGAGCGCGATGGGTGTGGCGCGCATCGAGACGACGCCGCCCGGCGCGCGCATCCTGCTCGACGGCGCGGACACCGACCTCGTCTCGCCCGCGACGGTCTCGGGCATCGAGCCCGGCGTGCAGCACACGATCGTCGTGTCGCTCGACGGGTGGGTCACCCAGACGGCGCCGGTGATGGTCTCGGCGGGCGCCGTGCAAGAGGTGCGGCTCACGCTCGAGCGCACGCCGCTCGCGGCGACCGAGCACCTCGTGACGATCACGACCGATCCGCCCGAGGCGCGGGTGCAGCTCGACACCGAGTGGCACTCCGGGGGCAGCCCGTACGTGCTGCGCGTGCCGGCGCGTCGTTATCGACTGCGCGTCGCGCGTGACGGGTTCCGCACGCACGAGCGCGAGATCGCGCTCGCTGGCGGCGAGCAGAGCGAGCTCCGCATCGATCTCGAGCGCGAGCGTCGCGCGGCGGGCGGCGGTGGTGGGGGTGGCGGCGGCGGAGAGGCCGCGGCGGCGGGCGGGCCCGGCAACGTGACGATCGACGCGCGTCCGTGGTGCAACGTGACGCTCGATGGTCGCCCGCTCGGTCAGACGCCGATCGTCAACCGGAGCGTCGCGTCGGGCCGTCACACCGTCGTGTGCACGAACCCCGACTCGGGCCAGAGCCGCACGATGCAGATCGACGTGCACCCCGGCCAGACCACGCGCACGCGCATCACGCTTTGA